One window of Nocardia sp. NBC_00508 genomic DNA carries:
- the atzF gene encoding allophanate hydrolase, which translates to MSPGVLGSTAADPVERVAAAYRRIAEVDRPEVWITLRPEREVSAEAAVVAERLAAGAILPLAGALVAVKDNIDVAGLPTTAACPEFAYTPEVTAAAIERLIAAGALVLGKTNLDQFATGLVGTRSPYGPVRNALDPELVSGGSSSGSAAAVALAVADLGIGTDTAGSGRVPAALHGIVGIKATLGVIPAHGTVPACADYDAITVFAADLDLAVTAAAVMAGPEPRDPRSRTWPADVRLSAPLAPRIAVPRAEDLAALSEPYREAFARTVAGVADTGAKTEEIDISVLLDAALLLYDGAIVAERYAAVGAFLDTAPAGADPTVAAIIGAAREKTGSAFAADLDTLAHTKAAAAELLHGFDALLLPTTTEHPSIAAVQADPIGINRRMGTYTNFCNLLDMAAVAIPGAATAEGAPFGVMLVTPAFADQVAVDLAARLLGGESAPLLVDRGVDLAVFGAHLRGQPLHWQLEQLGARFLGEIRTTDAYRLTALDTTPPKPGLVRHGPGLGAPIAGELFRVSEAGLGRFLAELPAPMALTSIDLADGRNVIGFTCTHDAARTALDITHHTNWRTYLQHRP; encoded by the coding sequence ATGTCCCCAGGCGTCCTAGGCAGCACGGCGGCCGACCCCGTCGAACGAGTCGCGGCCGCCTATCGGCGGATAGCCGAGGTGGATCGTCCGGAGGTATGGATCACGCTGCGGCCGGAACGCGAGGTCTCCGCCGAAGCGGCCGTGGTCGCCGAGCGGCTCGCCGCCGGTGCGATCTTGCCGCTGGCCGGGGCACTGGTGGCGGTGAAGGACAACATCGATGTGGCCGGTCTGCCGACGACCGCGGCCTGTCCCGAGTTCGCCTACACCCCGGAGGTGACCGCGGCGGCGATCGAGCGACTGATCGCGGCGGGCGCGCTCGTGCTGGGCAAGACGAACCTGGACCAATTCGCCACCGGGCTGGTCGGCACGCGCAGCCCGTACGGCCCGGTGCGCAATGCTCTCGACCCGGAGCTGGTGTCCGGCGGGTCGAGCTCGGGGTCCGCGGCGGCGGTGGCGCTCGCCGTCGCGGACCTCGGTATCGGCACGGACACGGCGGGTTCCGGACGGGTGCCCGCCGCGCTGCACGGGATCGTCGGCATCAAGGCGACGTTGGGCGTCATCCCGGCGCATGGAACCGTGCCCGCCTGTGCGGACTACGACGCCATCACGGTGTTCGCCGCCGACCTGGATCTGGCCGTGACCGCCGCCGCGGTGATGGCCGGGCCGGAGCCGCGGGACCCGCGCAGCCGGACCTGGCCCGCCGACGTCCGGCTGTCCGCGCCGCTCGCGCCGCGCATCGCCGTGCCGCGCGCCGAGGACTTGGCCGCGCTCAGCGAGCCGTATCGGGAGGCATTCGCCCGCACCGTCGCCGGGGTCGCCGACACGGGCGCGAAAACCGAAGAGATCGACATCTCGGTCCTGCTCGACGCCGCGCTGCTGCTCTATGACGGCGCGATCGTCGCGGAACGCTACGCGGCGGTGGGCGCGTTCCTGGACACCGCACCGGCAGGCGCCGACCCCACGGTCGCCGCCATTATCGGCGCGGCGCGCGAGAAGACCGGCTCCGCGTTCGCGGCCGACCTGGACACACTCGCCCACACCAAAGCGGCAGCCGCCGAACTGCTGCACGGCTTCGACGCCTTGTTGCTGCCCACCACCACCGAACACCCCAGTATCGCTGCCGTGCAAGCGGATCCGATCGGGATCAACCGGCGGATGGGCACCTACACCAACTTCTGCAATCTGCTGGATATGGCCGCTGTCGCCATCCCGGGCGCAGCGACCGCCGAGGGTGCGCCGTTCGGCGTCATGCTGGTCACTCCGGCCTTCGCCGACCAAGTGGCCGTAGATCTGGCCGCTCGCCTGCTCGGCGGCGAGAGCGCGCCGCTGCTGGTCGATCGTGGCGTCGACCTCGCCGTCTTCGGCGCACACCTGCGCGGGCAACCGCTGCACTGGCAGCTCGAGCAACTCGGCGCCCGCTTCCTGGGCGAGATCAGGACCACCGACGCCTACCGCCTGACCGCGCTGGACACCACCCCGCCCAAGCCGGGACTGGTGCGGCACGGGCCCGGCCTCGGCGCACCGATAGCGGGGGAACTCTTCCGCGTCTCCGAGGCCGGGCTCGGCCGCTTCCTCGCCGAACTCCCCGCCCCCATGGCGCTGACCAGCATCGACCTTGCCGACGGCCGCAATGTCATCGGCTTCACCTGCACCCACGATGCCGCGCGTACCGCCCTCGACATCACCCACCACACCAACTGGCGAACCTACCTTCAACACCGCCCATAA
- the uca gene encoding urea carboxylase, translating into MRTAAALGLKTVAVYSDADVGATHVEMADVAVRLGPSPAAESYLRADSVIEAALSTGAKAIHPGYGFLSENADFATAVDAAGIAFVGPTPAQLRVFGEKHTARATARAVGVPLIPGSDLLDSADHAVTEAERIGFPVMLKAVGGGGGIGMQACFGPDDLRAAYQRVQRIAAANFSSTGVFLERFVARARHVEVQLFGDGNGRVVSLGTRDCSLQRRNQKVIEEAPAPGLTTELSERLLAASRELARSVAYRSAGTVEFVYDADNDTASFLEMNTRLQVEHPVTEAVTGIDLVEWMLRLAGGDTSMVDEQPESGPPITGHAVEARVYAEDPGHDYRPSAGLVTSAQFPSNARVDTWVDTGSEVSPYYDPLLAKVISSGASRADAFAALRAALATTRIYGVQTNLSQLHQAADDARVLRTEHTTTTLAEIRPVGHRIDVLRGGTMTTVQDYPGRIGLWEVGIPPSGPMDDLSFTLANTAVGNPIGVPALECTLQGPQLRFTDTTIVCVTGAPTPVTVDGRPVDMWEPITVPAGAVLDIGAPTDTGLRTYLAVQCGIDAPLYHGSAATFTLGGFGGVTGKALATGDVLGIARITGDVLGSPAAVPLGERPEFTHDWQLAVGVGPQTAPAYFTDADMVQFCTHPWRVGSHANRTGIRLEGPKPTWSRTDGGEAGLHPSNLHDNPYSVGALNVSGDTPILLGPDGPSLGGFACPLTVVSAHRWRLGQLRPGDTVRFVPVDDDKAAALRSSNSSRVPDLVPDSLAALADRGILGGVEASSDRPQVRYLRGGDDNVLVEYGEMVLDLGLRMRVHALTEALAAAGLPGILDVTPGVRSLHIHFDPVVLPQYRLLGTLADLELELPATTDLVVRSRTIRLPLSFDDPSIAEAIDRYRSGVRDTAPWLPSNVEFIRRINGLDSVEDVRTTVFDAEYLVLGLGDVYLGAPLAVPLDPRHRLVTTKYNPARTWTPSDAVGIGGKYLCVYGMASPGGYQLIGRTVPIWSSYRQSAPFEPGTPWLFRFFDRIVWEPVSPEQLLEYRAAAEAGRFDAQVSEGSFALADHVRLLRAEADSIAEFEARQTAAFEEEKAAWRAAGEFERTTVAPVAAPVDDPLAGLPADAIVVTAPMIGNVWRVEVEAGQRLTASAPVAVLEAMKLELPVHSPGAGTVLKVLTAPGAKVEPGTPLVVIGVD; encoded by the coding sequence ATGCGAACCGCCGCGGCACTCGGCTTGAAGACGGTCGCTGTGTACTCCGACGCTGACGTCGGGGCCACGCACGTCGAAATGGCCGATGTCGCTGTGCGCCTCGGGCCGAGCCCGGCGGCCGAGTCCTATCTGCGCGCCGACTCGGTGATCGAGGCCGCGCTGTCGACCGGTGCGAAAGCCATCCATCCCGGCTACGGATTTCTCTCCGAGAACGCGGATTTCGCCACCGCGGTGGACGCGGCGGGAATCGCGTTCGTCGGACCTACCCCAGCGCAGCTGCGCGTCTTCGGTGAGAAACACACCGCGCGGGCGACGGCGCGTGCGGTGGGCGTGCCGCTCATTCCGGGCAGCGATCTGCTCGATTCGGCCGATCACGCGGTGACGGAGGCGGAGCGGATCGGCTTCCCCGTCATGCTGAAGGCGGTCGGCGGCGGTGGCGGCATCGGCATGCAGGCCTGTTTCGGCCCGGATGACCTGCGCGCCGCCTACCAGCGCGTGCAGCGCATCGCGGCGGCGAACTTCAGCTCGACCGGCGTCTTCCTGGAACGTTTCGTGGCGCGGGCGCGGCATGTCGAGGTGCAGCTGTTCGGCGACGGCAACGGGCGGGTGGTCAGCCTCGGTACCCGGGACTGCTCACTGCAACGCCGCAACCAGAAGGTGATCGAGGAGGCGCCCGCGCCGGGACTCACCACGGAGCTGTCGGAGCGCTTGCTCGCCGCTTCCCGGGAACTTGCTCGATCGGTCGCCTACCGCTCGGCGGGGACGGTCGAGTTCGTCTACGACGCCGACAATGACACCGCCTCGTTCCTGGAGATGAATACGCGCCTCCAGGTCGAGCATCCGGTCACCGAGGCGGTCACCGGGATCGACCTGGTCGAATGGATGCTCCGGTTGGCGGGCGGCGATACCTCGATGGTGGACGAACAGCCCGAGAGCGGGCCGCCGATCACCGGTCATGCCGTGGAGGCTCGCGTCTACGCGGAGGACCCCGGCCACGATTACCGCCCCAGCGCGGGGCTGGTGACATCGGCACAGTTCCCCAGCAATGCCAGGGTCGACACGTGGGTCGATACCGGCTCGGAGGTCAGCCCGTACTACGACCCGCTGCTGGCCAAGGTGATCAGCTCCGGCGCGAGCCGCGCCGACGCCTTCGCCGCGTTGCGCGCCGCGCTCGCCACGACGCGGATCTATGGCGTGCAGACGAATCTGTCGCAACTGCATCAGGCGGCCGACGACGCCCGGGTGCTGCGCACCGAGCACACCACGACCACGCTGGCCGAGATCCGCCCGGTCGGCCACCGCATCGACGTGCTGCGCGGCGGGACGATGACAACGGTGCAGGACTATCCGGGCCGAATCGGCTTGTGGGAGGTCGGCATTCCACCGTCCGGCCCGATGGACGACCTCTCGTTCACCCTCGCCAACACCGCGGTCGGCAATCCGATCGGCGTGCCCGCGCTCGAATGCACCCTGCAAGGCCCGCAGTTACGCTTCACCGACACCACCATCGTGTGCGTGACCGGTGCGCCGACGCCCGTGACGGTGGACGGCCGCCCGGTGGACATGTGGGAACCCATCACCGTGCCCGCCGGTGCCGTGCTCGATATCGGCGCGCCCACCGACACCGGTCTGCGCACCTACCTGGCGGTACAGTGCGGCATCGACGCTCCGCTGTATCACGGCAGCGCCGCCACCTTCACCCTCGGCGGATTCGGCGGTGTCACCGGAAAGGCGCTGGCCACAGGCGACGTACTCGGCATCGCCCGTATCACAGGCGACGTGCTCGGCTCGCCCGCCGCGGTGCCACTGGGCGAGCGGCCGGAATTCACCCACGACTGGCAGCTCGCCGTCGGGGTGGGTCCGCAAACCGCGCCCGCGTACTTCACCGACGCCGACATGGTCCAGTTCTGCACGCACCCGTGGCGAGTCGGCAGTCACGCCAACCGCACCGGCATCCGCCTGGAGGGCCCGAAACCGACCTGGTCGCGCACCGACGGCGGCGAGGCTGGGCTGCACCCGTCCAACCTGCACGACAATCCCTACAGCGTCGGCGCGCTGAACGTCTCCGGTGACACGCCCATCCTGCTCGGTCCCGACGGCCCGAGTCTCGGCGGCTTCGCCTGCCCGCTGACGGTGGTGTCCGCGCATCGCTGGCGACTCGGCCAGCTCCGTCCCGGTGACACGGTGCGGTTCGTGCCGGTCGACGACGACAAAGCGGCCGCATTGCGCTCCTCCAATAGCAGCCGCGTGCCCGACCTCGTCCCCGATTCCCTAGCAGCCCTTGCCGACCGCGGCATCCTTGGCGGCGTCGAGGCATCCTCGGACCGTCCGCAGGTGCGCTACCTGCGCGGCGGGGACGACAACGTCTTGGTGGAATACGGCGAGATGGTGCTCGATCTCGGGTTGCGCATGCGAGTGCACGCGCTGACCGAAGCGCTCGCGGCCGCCGGGCTTCCCGGCATTCTCGACGTGACCCCCGGTGTCCGGTCCCTGCACATCCACTTCGATCCCGTGGTGCTGCCACAGTATCGGCTGCTCGGCACGCTGGCCGACCTCGAACTCGAGCTGCCCGCCACCACCGACCTCGTGGTGCGGAGCCGCACCATTCGGCTACCACTGTCCTTCGACGACCCGTCCATCGCCGAGGCGATCGACCGCTATCGCAGCGGTGTGCGCGACACCGCGCCCTGGCTGCCGTCGAACGTCGAGTTCATTCGTCGCATCAACGGGCTCGACAGCGTCGAGGACGTGCGCACCACGGTGTTCGACGCCGAATACCTGGTTCTCGGGCTGGGGGACGTGTATCTCGGTGCGCCGCTGGCGGTTCCGCTCGATCCCCGCCACCGCCTGGTCACCACCAAATACAACCCGGCCCGCACGTGGACGCCGTCCGACGCCGTCGGCATCGGCGGCAAGTACCTCTGCGTCTACGGGATGGCCTCGCCGGGCGGCTACCAGTTGATCGGCCGCACTGTGCCGATCTGGTCGAGCTACCGGCAGTCTGCGCCGTTCGAACCGGGCACGCCTTGGCTGTTCCGATTCTTCGATCGCATCGTCTGGGAACCGGTGAGCCCGGAGCAATTGCTCGAGTACCGGGCGGCGGCCGAGGCGGGCCGGTTCGACGCGCAGGTGAGCGAAGGCAGCTTCGCCCTCGCCGACCATGTGCGTCTGCTGCGCGCCGAGGCCGACTCCATCGCCGAGTTCGAAGCAAGGCAGACCGCCGCGTTCGAGGAGGAGAAGGCGGCGTGGCGCGCGGCGGGCGAATTCGAACGCACCACCGTCGCGCCCGTCGCCGCACCGGTCGACGATCCATTGGCCGGCCTGCCCGCGGACGCGATCGTGGTGACCGCGCCGATGATCGGCAATGTCTGGCGGGTGGAAGTCGAAGCGGGACAACGGCTCACGGCCAGCGCACCGGTCGCCGTGCTGGAGGCGATGAAACTCGAATTACCCGTGCACAGCCCCGGCGCCGGCACCGTGCTGAAGGTATTGACCGCACCCGGCGCCAAGGTGGAACCGGGCACACCCCTAGTAGTGATCGGAGTCGACTGA
- a CDS encoding GntR family transcriptional regulator: MSTRIATLADAAGKPLRDVVYAALRSELMNGDIKFGERLTEPKLSARFGISRTPIREALTVLCSDGLLQREEYGFSPVRPSIPLIRDLYELRITLELGGLQRAMTNPAVSHDRELLEAERAAWLELRADPPEQEPGFVVRDEEFHVTLLTAAGNTEMVRALKAVNSRIRHVRMYDFMVNNRIETTIAEHLGILEAVLADELSLAYRLLHTHIGESLDVVLERVTRAIAAMSLATD; this comes from the coding sequence ATGTCGACACGGATAGCCACTTTGGCGGACGCGGCGGGCAAACCGCTGCGTGACGTGGTGTACGCGGCCCTGCGCAGCGAGCTCATGAACGGGGACATCAAGTTCGGCGAACGGCTGACCGAGCCGAAACTCTCGGCGCGCTTCGGCATCTCGCGCACACCGATTCGCGAAGCCCTGACCGTCTTGTGTTCGGACGGCTTGCTGCAACGGGAAGAATACGGCTTCAGCCCGGTGCGGCCGAGCATCCCGCTGATCCGTGACCTGTACGAGCTGCGAATCACTCTGGAGCTGGGTGGTTTACAGCGCGCAATGACCAATCCCGCCGTCAGCCACGACCGGGAACTGCTGGAGGCCGAACGCGCCGCGTGGCTGGAACTGCGCGCCGACCCTCCCGAGCAGGAACCGGGTTTCGTCGTGCGCGACGAGGAATTCCACGTCACTCTGCTCACCGCCGCGGGCAACACCGAGATGGTGCGCGCGCTGAAGGCGGTGAACTCGCGCATCCGCCACGTGCGGATGTACGACTTCATGGTCAACAACCGGATCGAGACCACCATCGCCGAGCATCTCGGCATTCTGGAGGCGGTTCTGGCGGACGAACTCTCGCTCGCCTACCGGCTGCTGCACACGCACATCGGCGAGTCGCTGGACGTGGTACTCGAACGCGTCACCCGCGCGATCGCGGCTATGTCGCTGGCCACGGACTAG
- a CDS encoding SDR family NAD(P)-dependent oxidoreductase, which produces MSDPVDSVPADKPLAGKTALVTEAHTGIGKKIAKMLAAQGAQVVVHNPHIPEWAADVVKEITAAGGAALALAADVADRAEYQELVEVVLADCGKWDLLVHTAAVPEAVPFAEISADAFDVGFAATVRGVFNGIQLAAQHLTEGGRIITVCDSATPGGAVYDATRGAVEQLGQAVAPDFMPRRITVNTISHGVGATDNAELETAIAAMNPAEPAAVVAYLAGEAASTVTAQAIRLGGADRAPR; this is translated from the coding sequence ATGAGCGATCCCGTCGATAGTGTGCCCGCAGACAAACCGCTAGCTGGGAAGACCGCGCTGGTCACGGAGGCCCACACCGGAATTGGCAAGAAGATCGCGAAAATGCTTGCCGCGCAAGGGGCGCAGGTTGTGGTCCACAATCCGCATATACCGGAGTGGGCTGCGGACGTGGTCAAGGAGATCACCGCCGCCGGTGGTGCGGCGCTCGCACTAGCGGCGGATGTCGCGGACCGCGCCGAGTACCAGGAGTTGGTGGAGGTAGTGCTCGCGGACTGCGGCAAGTGGGACCTGCTGGTCCACACCGCGGCCGTCCCGGAGGCCGTGCCGTTCGCGGAGATCAGCGCTGACGCATTCGACGTCGGCTTCGCCGCGACGGTGCGGGGCGTGTTCAACGGAATCCAACTGGCCGCCCAGCACCTCACCGAGGGGGGCCGGATCATCACCGTCTGTGACTCCGCCACCCCGGGCGGCGCTGTCTACGACGCGACCCGAGGCGCGGTCGAGCAACTCGGCCAGGCCGTCGCGCCGGACTTCATGCCGCGGCGGATCACCGTCAACACGATCAGCCACGGCGTCGGCGCCACCGACAATGCGGAACTCGAGACCGCCATCGCCGCGATGAATCCGGCCGAGCCCGCCGCGGTTGTAGCTTATCTGGCCGGAGAAGCGGCGAGTACGGTGACAGCGCAGGCCATCCGGCTGGGCGGGGCCGACCGGGCACCCCGGTAG